DNA from Quercus lobata isolate SW786 chromosome 1, ValleyOak3.0 Primary Assembly, whole genome shotgun sequence:
attgaaaaacaagtgtcagAATTTTAGTCTACTTATTCTGGCTACTTGCGTGAGTAGCGAGTAAGCTGCCAGTTTTGGCTATTCGTTTTGATGACTTGCAAGTCGCGAGTTCACACAGAAGGGTTTCACGACTCACCAGTCGCGAAACgcccagaatcagctttttaaagagctttttcgtgggaaaccTGTTTTAAATCTCTCTCATCCTCTtttaaacccctctttcaatatttttacatcaaaatccaatcaatttgaatggtttttcattctattaacatctctaaggtaattataaactctttacattaattttgatccttagattatgttttggagagttttgtgctcttggttgggattttcattaTAGGgattgggaaaacttaatttttgttaaatttttgcatgggattggtttcttttgttgattttttttggatgattgGTCATTTGtggcaaaaagaacatgtattaagggtggatttcatgatgttcatgtaTTGGTTCACAttgttgttcatagtgtgcatgctaggtgtttgataaaatgcctcttaggcattttctcgcttgtttggactctgatgagtaccaaactttggggtttctcatatTTCCttattaggaacatgtttggttcattggttgtgtagtTAACACGCCTTatcccacatgtgcattttccatgcattagtcatgcattgcacttagccacttcttgcacacacctttgttacccttgtcatgcattggtctttaccttgcttcttcatcctagcatgtcatgtttaccttatgctttgtagcattttactttgtcttcgatttgagcttcattttctcatacATCTCGtccccctcatgcatcattatcattattcataccttcatctcttgccctattttctccttgaccctttgtttattcctgacaaaaagggggagagtatactctagaatGTATACCAGagtgtttttgttatttttatatgactcttgtgTATATCCTTAaagggagaaattctatttttttatgcacatttgtagggggagagatattccataggggagatgcatataccaagggggagaagacattgagttaataagaaaattttgttttgtctgtttctctttatgtttgCTTTCTTGTATTGCATCGTGTTTGTGTTTTagatgtgtagggttttatgatttgccctaggtataaaagggaaaccttAGCCACATTTTTGAGTTGCTCtatttgctgtgtgtgtgaatctcttgtgagatctgagaggtggttgcctttacacatgcttaggattatcaagaaggagatttcattgagagcttgattatcattcagttgctacactaaagagcttaaagatatacaagcgGGAATGCTTGTACTttctggagaatccaagaaagaaggagtccctGGTCTCGGAGCTGTTacatggtcgtggtagtaagttttctacacgaggtagcaataggatgttagtgatttaagtcgctattgtaaaattttgattctttcatagtggattcagttttaccttgaggatagttaggttaaatcctccctaggtttttactgGTATggtttcctgggttatcatatctttgtattctttatattccgcactttacattgatatgattatatgattgtgttaacctagatctggaatttggactaagtaataacttggcttgttaactaggttaatccaattgtgttttaaggggtctaaaaaacaaacaagtggtatcagagcaggtagctTTCTTGTTGTAGATCTCTTGATCTCaaagctgatccttgacccttattgtcatggaacatggacactctctagttattcttCCTCattttgatgggaataattatgcttattggaaagtaaggatgaaagtattcctaaaatcaattgatgagagagtctaaAAATCTGTTGAATacagatgggagaagcccactactccagttagtgagtggcaaacttctcagaaagaagcaaccgcttttaatagcaaagctatgaatgctatttttattgttgtttctatagaggaatttaagagaatctctaatgttgagattGCTCATATTGATTgaaatatcctccagactgtgcatgaaggcacaaagccagttaaaataaataagttgcAGTATTTAACTTctagatttgaaagcattaaaatgtctgatgatgaatcatgagatgaattttatgctaaacttaatgatattgttaattttgcatataattttggtgaaatctatgatcaacctaaaattgttaggaagattcttagatctttatctgaagattttagacccaaagtgattGCCATCATtgagagcaaggatgtggactccatccttgttgatgaacttgtaggatctcttcagtcatatgagttggacctacataagactagcaaatccaaatcaatggcttttaagtctgttgatgatgttgatgttgatggatttgatgatgagctctctgctacagagattgcttaccttgttaagaactttagaaattttcttaggaacaataacAAAAGGGCAAGAGGTAAGAACattgctgaacctagaaactttaggaagaatgatcccactaaggttaacaacactgaaaaacctagagaaaaagtaggccaatcttctaataattctatgggtccttaatgttttggatgtcaagggtatgatcacatgaaatctgaatgtcctacatacttgaggtctaagggtaaggctatggctgtaacccttagtgataaTGAAGTTTCCGATGATGAGTCTGGTTCtgacgaggatggaaactttATTGCTTTCATTGCTACTACTGTAGTCAATGAAAGTGTGTCtgctgaagagaacccttctgatggggaactttctgaggatgcagatctttaagaagcctacaataaactttgcaaagttgctgcaaaggatgttATGAGTGTTGAAttaggcttaaagaaaattgcatctcttgagcttgaaaagaaaattttgcatgttaaactatttgatgctaatgatctgttgaataatgtgaagattgaaaacatgcttttacttgataaagttaaatctttggaacatGAActatctgttgctagagaacaaactaataggtctgctagttccaaacttgatcaaatgttgaGTGTTCAGAAGTCTCCTTCAGATAGAACTGgcttaggttttgtagaaagcatctctgtgcCTACACCCCATTCCATAAAATTTGTTCCTtgttcttcttctgaacctcctgtgagtgaggttgtcaaaccctctgtgagtgagGCTAAATCtgtagaagttacacctcctaggaagattagggttgatctttATGAGTCTGAGCCTAAGGCTCCTAACCCTCCTAAGAGCAAGACACACGATAAGCCTGCatgagtttgtcatttttgtggaaagtctggacacattcgtccaaactattacaagttgcaagctgctacaagagcaaacaaaccaaaagtacctgtgcctcaagcacaagatcctatggtactcattggtgaattggtaaaagttttaaacctttattccaatcttaGAGTTGAAAATCATTCCCATGtaaataagaactccaatgctagtggtgcatctaaaaagttttggatgcaaaaggctcaatctagTTGAGTCTTTTTGACATgatccttgtgcttcattgctctactctttgtgactattgttctttggtttttgctttctttgtttttaggatttgcattgcattacattcatgcatttcattctaggttgtttttttattctttcaaaaaaaaaaaaaaaaaggaagcaaattgtgttttgcatttattttcttggcattaaaaacaaggttggtcaatttatttacacataacatgtctttgtaccgtgtttagcttggatgaacTTATTTATTACAcgttactagttgaagctttgtagtgcatgttgtgtgagaaagatgtttatagtttttgatcactttgtcttgattttgaagttaCATGTTTTTGACTGTCGGATTTGAACATtttgagaaagacataaataaccatctcatcattATTCACTagtcaatcatgaacaccttagtgcatatcataagattttgtgctcgagaaagtgtagcacatgcataaaaagaaaataaggtgtagcctcggtttaactacttaaaattggtgtgtacattattggacttaaagttaaatcaatcaaataaaattggtgtgtacattgtcccggctattttaataagtttctgctaaattaaaatttgtgtgtacaatatgaggcaaatcaagaaacttacatgattgcaagcttatgatctaggagatgtaaGAGTTacatgatgtaactctttaggtgatagtctctttcaaactctatatgatgaattttgtagactttgtgtttggttgccattcatatatcacctcacatgtatctcaagtttttgctagttatacacactacacaagttacactttgctaaactttgtacatgttattgtgtgtgtctttggtttgaccaaccaagtttgaaaattccttgaGTTTTATACAAAACATATTTGATGTTTAAGAGAATGgattgaaaatcttaattttgggaaaattggatccaaaacatgtatttttgaaaagcatttcatctcatactcatgcatgtGATTCATAAAATTCAACGCtttgaggagtttttgcattattttgctttgtttttcaaaaaattgatttttccaGAATTTCGACTGATCAAAATTGCGATTAAAAATGTTTATGAGTTTCTGTTTGTTTCGATCGGTGCTTGATTGGTGATTGGATCAATCGAAGCATTTTCGACTGATCGAAtttgtttttcgatcgatcgaaaatcgtgtagagaattttttaaaaactgattttcatgTGTTCAAACTCAcgttttcaaaagtttttcaactttttctctctctctctctctctctatatgaCTCGGTCAAGGCTCCAATCcgattttttgtcattttccaccattctttttgcaaggtttttctctcccaaggtcggtaagacctttatacccttccttttgcatttattttcacttttcatgCATCAAATCATGCATTATTTGGAAAATTTCGAACttatgaaatttttgggtttttgataaattaagccttttctttcacaattgatcaatgggtttttgttgggGGATGTTATAAACATGATCTATggtgtttaatttgatcaatttgatgtattgtgagaaattgaaaattctagggcttgaaactacccgatttgggaattttgttcaaattgagtttaattgatgaaattggcttgttgggttgattaatttgatcattataaCCTATTTTCTAActtgtgtgatgatcaattggtcaattttggtACAAATTGAAGatgtggtttttcaaaattttagggtttttgttataaactctatgctcaCGCCAATTTTGTGATTCTAAACTTATAATTGAACTTGTTATtactgcattagagcatgcatcatgacatttatctattcatgcatcatatagattgttatttctatattttttttgtgctaacttgcggTCTGccattgggttttttttttttgtttttttttgtttttgttttgttctttctcttgTGTCTTTGTTCTTACCCTAGAACCATGcttaggaagactagagcccataggacttcctcctcttcttctgcTCCTTCCTCTATGGGCACTTTGTTTTAGAGTGAGAAAAGCCAAGAGCTCTATGAGACACTAAACCTTAAGAGAAAGATTTGGGCTAAGCATAAAGTTTTGTTAGATGAGCTTAAGCGTCGGGGTTGGTTGCCACTTTTTGATATTAATTATCCTCCTCCGGCtaccttgattagagagttctacttgAACCTCTCTATCCACGTCTATGATTTCaacactttagtaaagagttggatatgaggtgtagagttcaccattactcctAGTATAGTGGCTAATGCTCTTGGGGTATCTGTGGTCCATCATCCTGTTTACCCTtatgatgagtctcctcccCTAGAGGacatcatgtcatacatcactggtaCTTCTATCTGGTGGGGTTTTAATCCTCGGATCACTTCTACTGAGCTCACTGAGACTACCTATCTTTCTTTAGGATAtcgtgtcattccttgtggcctataTCTCATCTGCACACCATTCCTTTAAAGcgatgtgcatttttgtatgcttttgttatggatgctcttattagttttcctcatctgtTTCTTTGATCTTTGAACACAGTTCATAGGAGTTCCTCTATCGTTCATGCTCTTTTTCATCttgttttcattcataggattttgttgtttttaggtTTAGATGACTACCCCGCTTCTGAGCCCGTACACAttattgctcccataggtgccacttTTCTTAGGCAGAAGGCTGCTCAGATGAGAGAGAGCTCTAAATGCCCTCAAGTTTAGCCTTCTGGTACCGCACCCCCTCCTTCTTCTATAGGTACTACTTCTGGTGAGGCTTTGCTGATCTTGTTGGTGCtgctgctgttcctccaccATCTACTTTGGATGACTTTGACATTCGTCGTACATTAGAGACTGTCATGACCGTTCAGGTGGCTCATGgtcagattttggtggacatgcttgatgAGCTCCGTGCTTTGCAAGCAGATTTGGCGCATCTTGGACGTTCGTCTTCACCACTTCCTTTTGCTAATGGATtctgattgccctttggcattccgtcacaaaaagggggagtacttttgGACACTTGTAGAGGATTTTTTGTAGTTCGGGGGAGAGATTTTGTTTGTTgtagcttgtggagtttagattgtatctataTGCTTCACTGTGTATGTATCCTTTTTGGCTCTtgatatattgtttttgggctattcatgttagggggagatacattgttatctatgtttcttgtttcactgctcattgatttatatttatgagttattcatgatatatgtctttgttttgtgttttgtgaagtcaagaatttattttgtgttttacttgtattttccacacaagCTTTTATGCGTTTGTTGAGtttttcaggaaatatacaggttgattcagttgtgctgctgtctacacatgcaactgatggatagtagttaggttggaTTATTTTGTAGTgggcattatttttgtaaagggcttttacTTGTAACTTAGAGcgttgtgtttgtgttttgtcacagattgccaaagagggagTTTGTTAGATTCTAAGTAtataggaactaatgtattagaactctaatttgtattgttggcaaaccttgatcaaaacatgtttttagtcttgttttagacttgctcaaagtatgtgttttatgtaaagttggaattgagttaaTTGCAAAATTGAGTGTGCAATTCTGattggctcgatcgatcgagaattagactcgaccgatcgaaagtcgggtagaatgtttttttgcagaatttccaacttaaccctaagcccatatgatgtgtagggttttatgttttgccctaggtataaaagggaaaccctagccacatttttgAGTTGCTCtatttgctgtgtgtgtgaatctcttgtgagatctgagaggtggttgccttcatacatgcttaggattatcaagaaagagatttcattgagagcttgatgatcattcagttgctgcactaagagcttaaagatatacaagtaGGAGTGCTTGTAGTtgttggagaatccaagaaagaatgaGTTCGTGGTCTCGGagttgtcacgtggtcgtggtagtaagttttctacatgaggtagtaataggatgttagtggtctaagtcgctattgtaaaactttgattctttcatagtggattcagttttaccttgaggataactaggttaaatcctccccaggtttttaccggtgtggtttcctgggttatcatatctttgtgttctttatattccacactttacattgatatgattatatgattgtgttaacctagatctgaaatttggactaagtaataacttggcttgTTAACtaagttaatccaattgtgttttaaggggtctaaaaaacaAACAGATCCTACACGATCTTACAtacgatcctaccatttttacgATCCTAGTGCAATTCTAAACGTTTTGGTgaggtgggatcgtaaaatcaTGCGATCCAACGATCCAgatcgcgattttgacaaccatgcgttaaaccaatttttaatgaaaattttgttgaaaaaaggtATTTGTAGGTCCATGAACaatgcacgggacccactggaATCTCTCAAAAGTGCTAGAATgcgcttcaaaaaaaaaaaaaaaaaaaaaaggtgaaatgcAGACGCAATAAGTTTTCAGCTATCCAAacatatacttaaaaaattaaacattgaAGCTATTCTAGAGTGAAATAATATTGCAGAAAAgtatgtcttcttcttcttgctgTACCCTACTAATAGGTCTTTTATGTGTGGTTTTGCTTGGAGGATCTTTATCTCATGGCCAGCTGAGTCCAACATTCTATGATACAACGTGTCCAAACGTGTCCAACATCGTACGTGGAATCATCGAAGAGGCTTTGAAGACAGATGCCCGAATTGGCGGCAGCCTCATTAGGCTTCACTTCCATGACTGTTTTGTCAATGTATTTCTCtaacttttcattaattttaaacCCGTTTGCTTTGTTTCCTCTTAAGAATTTACCTGCACAAAGTTTAgcagtagagaaaaaaaaaaaacagtcttTCACTCTTTCCTGTTTTAATGAGTTTAAATTCATATAAGAGTATGATATGGAAGTGAGGTCATAAGACTTGGCGCATACTAGCTAATTCATAGTTCTCTTTGCATGGACTTGAGTTTATTCCATTTTATTATTTGggtgaatttatttttatttgcttgttttattttttaaaaaagtaagatgtacttagaaaaaaaaaagttaagtctgaaaaagggaaaaaaaaaaaaaagctcaatcAAATAATGAAGGGAAAAAGTAAGGTTTTGTTGTAGCACAAGTCACACACCATAAATTAGTATGTTTGGATTAGCTTTTAGCTTTAagatttttaactattttgtttttgtacaaatataaaattctcttttattagctttcatctttttaatttatttagttattcatagcttttaaaattcaattttattagatacaactaaacttttactcattttaagcaaatcatCAAAAAGCTAATCTAAACACacttcttgaaaattttgtgaaacaacaaaatcaaattctaaTTATTTTCCCTCTAATTTCTTAGCAGCCAAAACATGTTGCTTTAATGGGCTTTTGACTGTTAAATTGTCTGAATTGTCTAATAAGCATATGTTTAACTCTGTTGCAGGGATGTGATGGATCACTTTTGTAGAACAACTCCGCTACCATACAAAGTGAGAAATAGGCATTAATCAATCTAATAGATAACCTTTCTGGTTCCAGCTGATGATTCAGATCCATTAGCTTGATCCCCAGGCTTAAGACATGCACAAAACAGGTATGGGGCAATAAAATTGGTTCTGTTCCATTCCTGAAACTGAAATGTATTGAACCCATTGATGTCTAACTTTTCAATCATAAATTCAAGTGGTGTGCCCCCCTCTCTATCAGCCTTCACTGTGAAGGTAACTTGGTTTCAGTCATAAATAAAGACGACAAAACTTATTGGCAAAACATAAGGATTATTCAAAACTTATCTGTTTTTGGATGGTAGAATTTCCAATATTCCATGATGCGCATAAGGAACATGAGCAGGGTCCATAAGATTCTCAATCAATATCTCATATTTGAAATTGCAAAATCGATATATTCCCAATCAAATCTGCTAAGAGAAAGGAGGtaagatataaaaagaaaaagcaaaacccAAATACAGGTGCCCAACTTTTAGTGATGCACATTTGCATACAATATTTGTGCCAATTAAAAAGGAAGAATAAACCATTTACAATCAGTCAAAAAGATATGAACTTTCTTATGAATTTAccaaaatgaaattagaaaatattaataCTTTGTCCTTTAGCATTACAGGTGCCTAAAAGTTATATAACATATAGCTGGAAAAAGGGCCAGATATAGTTACATGAgtagaaaaaattgaatctaTGTTTTCCAAGATAACAGGTTTTTTTTTCAGAAGATAGTGGCATATCATACCCATAAGAAATATCTCTATTTCCCATTAAGTTAGTATATGAAGGATCATCTATTTCTGGGATGTAGGGGGGTCTCTTCTCCACAAGAATATCTTTGTATCGGGGATCCAAGTTTGGCCAAAACCAAACTATTTTGTTCTGCACAGTACTTGGATAAACAGCTACACATGCTTTCTTGGCTGTGTGCACCTGCATAATTATTTGGAAAGGTTATTCACCAATTGCATTGGCCAATTGATATCGTACGTGCACAATCCTCTAGCTTCAACGTGAAATTACATCATAAAATCCCATAACCAAATTCCATCTGCTATTGTAAAAAATTCCTGCAAAAACATTGACTTACTCTGTTCCTTCTAttaatacaagaaaataaaataacattcaAAAAATGGATGAAAGTATACAAGATGAAGCAGAAAAATATAACGATCAACCAGACATGATTATATCAGTTTTGATTGTTTGTGTTATACCTTGAGGTCATATAAATGAGGAAAAGCTACATGCAAATATAACTATTTCTACTatgcaaaaaataatttgatagttacactAGTAGGAGGGGAGGGATTTGAATCTGGATGTCTTGGAAACACTAAGAAGTGTCAAACAGTAAatctacaaggctcttggccaATTATGCAAACAATAGAAAGATCCAATCTCAAAGTTTCTTCTTTACTTCCCTGATTGTTCTTTGGAGGGAATGAGAGGTACTGACAAAGCATCGAAGTTTGGAATCTTGTCACAGCCTAACATTGGATAAAATGTAACAGATACCAAGTTTTCCATTCATATGTGACAAGAATTCTATCCAAATATATTAAAGGAATAACAACACATGCAAAAGCATTTGCAAAATGTAGATCCCAAGTTCTTAACATGGGATATTTGAATTCAAGAGTTTTTACCGGAGGGCCATCAGGATTTGCTTGAGGGATGAACTTGCAGTTGCCAGAACCATTAAAACACCAACCATGGTACACACACTGCAACCTGCCCCACTGATCAATCCTCCCTTCAGACAATGGAGCCAGCCGATGAGGACACCTATCATCAAACACTTTCCAAGTTTCCTCATTCCTATCCCACCACACAACCACATCAAGACCTATCACCTTTTTTGCATGTGGCCTCCTCTTGTCCAGGTCCCAGATTGGCATAACAGGGTACCATTGTGAATACCAATCAAATTTCTCACCTTGACTGTGAGTTTCAAGGGCTGGCTCaggtgggtttgtgggtttcgTTGAAACCGTGGATGATATGGTGTTAAAAACCTTGAACTTTGATTGTTTTTTGTGGACTAATGAGAAAGCTGAACTGGGTGTTGGAttggaatgaaaatttaagaacaTGGGCCTTCTCAATTTGGTTTTATAGAGTGTTGTTCGGATGTGAAAAGAAGGAACTGCGGAAGCTCCGAGAGCTTCCATGGCTGCTTCTTTCACAgctcaaacaaaagaaaagtgagaaacGTGAGACTGTTCAAAACTTTATTATAATGGTGGACTGAACTTGTGGCCTGAGTTGTTAAAtgtaaaaagttgaaaattttattagattatTCTAGAAATTAATTTAGTAGGAATAATGGGTGAACGTGGATCACTCTGGCTGTCCTTGTGTCTCTGAAACTGAATCAATAGCATGCCATTTCTAggaatttgtattttatatgaCGTGAATAACCCCAATCAAGTAAGGGCGTGCTGTGCCGGTGGGTACAAGACAACCAGCATTCATtgataggaaattttttttcaatcttacTCTGCATGCGTCCCCTCTCAGGGTGATTGGGTTCCACCATGCATTCATTGATGGTGCTATTCCCTGACGTGATCCTTGCGAAGCTTgaagaaattatttaaaagCCTTGAGCAATCTGTATATAGCCACCAATGAGCTACAGTCTAGTGTAACTCACAAgtaacaaataatattttttttattctattatcaaataaaataaaataaaaattcactttctctcttgatcgttttctctctctctctctctctctcttt
Protein-coding regions in this window:
- the LOC115977328 gene encoding protochlorophyllide-dependent translocon component 52, chloroplastic-like, coding for MEALGASAVPSFHIRTTLYKTKLRRPMFLNFHSNPTPSSAFSLVHKKQSKFKVFNTISSTVSTKPTNPPEPALETHSQGEKFDWYSQWYPVMPIWDLDKRRPHAKKVIGLDVVVWWDRNEETWKVFDDRCPHRLAPLSEGRIDQWGRLQCVYHGWCFNGSGNCKFIPQANPDGPPVHTAKKACVAVYPSTVQNKIVWFWPNLDPRYKDILVEKRPPYIPEIDDPSYTNLMGNRDISYGYEILIENLMDPAHVPYAHHGILEILPSKNRVKADREGGTPLEFMIEKLDINGFNTFQFQEWNRTNFIAPYLFCACLKPGDQANGSESSAGTRKVNS